One window of the Pseudofrankia sp. DC12 genome contains the following:
- a CDS encoding nitrate- and nitrite sensing domain-containing protein, translated as MLQNWPIRTKLVVILIVPLVALAVLSAIQVRGNVNRVQEAQRTKALAAFSVEVNSLVNDIQNERLGSHTVTASHYAGPPAVMKAARPQVDAALGAFRVSEAKLPGTARAALGGQLTNVDGILAKLKAHRDAIDRQQMDLNGDVAYWDPLVAALLGLDGEVASGSKDTAVVYGVSTLVAISQAKEALSQQTGGINRVLFLNDSSALEQTRIEVGQETAWLQQYQATASPAQKQYLTDAVGLDTNPNSLIERVGSMRDDMLAAKQSGQAPNVNIGDWSTASQLMIAKMHDVETRVSEDLVATSSQISSKAVKDSLVSSLAVALILLLSVLISLLVASPMIRQLRRLREGALEVADHRLPEVVERLHKGEPVDLDAETFPVPATTRDEIGQLAEAFGTVHQVAVRTAVEQAAMRKSIGDTFLNLARRSQALIHRQLKVIDALERKETDPDELEELFRLDHLATRMRRHAEDLIVLSGSKPARGWRRPVPIKDVVRGAVAEVEDYTRVKVLPVGGGAISGHAVGDVIHMLAELIENATSFSPPHTPVHVTGHEVSNGFAIEIEDRGLGMNPAEFKALNDRLENPPPFDLTTSERLGLFVVGRLAERHSIKVRLRTSPYGGTMAIVLIPGPLLRAAENDTPTDVAPAVPSGPDASREFAAVGGRPVATDTEPIDFGGPILALPPGPSLGAGLADDDVDPPTTGFGTRSGPPTGALALPAAAGTLSPDDLPAPPRLTDPAPPVPPLGLEDMGPRAMFGVTPPRAGDDEPLLDDLPVFATVRSSWFIADRPRRQIAPPAAGEDPLLGPLASGPEAPTSYSTPTTAYSAPVTPPRNPVTGSPESRFGLDLPSRTSPRHQQPGADAPPPRADGFGPVTPAGGYAPGGPARPRPAPAAPTTEVGLPRRMRRANLAPELRRDSPQPARPPSVVAGPRSPEEIRSMMSSFQSNFGRGLADGQGSSDGDDQRKVT; from the coding sequence ATGCTCCAGAACTGGCCCATCCGAACGAAGCTGGTGGTAATTCTCATCGTCCCCTTGGTCGCCCTTGCCGTGCTCAGCGCGATACAGGTGCGGGGGAACGTCAACCGAGTACAGGAAGCGCAGCGGACGAAGGCGCTGGCCGCGTTCTCGGTTGAGGTGAACAGCCTGGTCAACGACATCCAGAACGAGCGTCTCGGGTCTCACACCGTCACCGCGTCCCACTATGCCGGCCCGCCCGCGGTGATGAAGGCGGCCCGCCCCCAGGTCGACGCCGCGCTCGGGGCCTTCCGCGTCAGTGAGGCGAAGCTGCCCGGCACCGCTCGCGCCGCCCTCGGTGGCCAGCTCACGAACGTCGACGGCATTCTCGCCAAGCTCAAGGCGCACCGGGACGCGATCGACCGGCAGCAGATGGACCTCAACGGTGACGTAGCGTACTGGGACCCGCTGGTCGCCGCGCTGCTGGGCCTCGACGGCGAGGTCGCGTCGGGCAGCAAGGACACGGCGGTCGTCTACGGCGTGAGCACGCTCGTCGCGATCAGCCAGGCGAAGGAAGCGCTGTCCCAGCAGACCGGCGGTATCAACCGGGTGCTGTTCCTCAATGACAGCAGCGCGCTGGAGCAGACCCGCATCGAGGTCGGCCAGGAGACCGCGTGGCTGCAGCAGTACCAGGCCACCGCGAGCCCGGCGCAGAAGCAGTACCTCACGGACGCCGTCGGTCTGGACACGAACCCGAACTCGCTGATCGAGCGGGTCGGCTCGATGCGCGACGACATGCTGGCCGCGAAGCAGAGCGGCCAGGCGCCCAACGTCAACATCGGGGACTGGTCGACCGCCTCGCAGCTGATGATCGCGAAGATGCACGACGTCGAGACCCGGGTCTCCGAGGACCTCGTGGCCACGTCGAGCCAGATCTCCAGCAAGGCCGTCAAGGACTCGTTGGTCTCCAGCCTCGCGGTGGCGCTGATCCTGCTGCTGTCGGTGCTGATCTCGCTGCTGGTGGCCAGCCCCATGATCCGCCAGCTGCGCCGGCTGCGGGAGGGGGCGCTGGAGGTCGCCGACCACCGGCTGCCCGAGGTCGTCGAGCGGCTCCACAAGGGCGAGCCGGTCGACCTCGACGCCGAGACGTTCCCGGTGCCCGCGACAACCCGCGACGAGATCGGGCAGCTCGCCGAGGCGTTCGGCACCGTGCACCAGGTCGCCGTGCGCACCGCGGTCGAGCAGGCCGCGATGCGCAAGAGCATCGGTGACACGTTCCTCAACCTCGCCCGCCGCAGCCAGGCGCTGATCCACCGCCAGCTGAAGGTCATCGACGCCCTGGAGCGCAAGGAGACCGACCCGGACGAGCTCGAGGAGCTCTTCCGCCTCGACCACCTGGCGACCCGGATGCGCCGCCACGCCGAGGACCTCATCGTCCTGTCGGGCTCCAAGCCCGCCCGTGGCTGGCGGCGGCCCGTCCCGATCAAGGACGTCGTGCGCGGTGCCGTCGCCGAGGTCGAGGACTACACCCGGGTGAAGGTCCTGCCGGTCGGCGGTGGCGCGATCAGCGGCCACGCCGTCGGTGACGTGATCCACATGCTCGCTGAGCTGATCGAGAACGCCACCTCGTTCTCGCCGCCGCACACCCCCGTGCACGTCACGGGCCACGAGGTCTCGAACGGCTTCGCGATCGAGATCGAGGACCGCGGCCTGGGGATGAACCCGGCCGAGTTCAAGGCCCTCAACGACCGGCTGGAGAACCCGCCGCCGTTCGACCTGACCACCTCCGAGCGGCTCGGCCTGTTCGTCGTCGGCCGCCTGGCCGAGCGGCACAGCATCAAGGTCCGCCTGCGGACGTCGCCGTACGGCGGCACGATGGCGATCGTCCTGATCCCGGGCCCGCTGCTGCGGGCCGCGGAGAACGACACCCCGACCGACGTGGCGCCGGCCGTCCCGTCCGGCCCCGATGCCTCCCGCGAGTTCGCCGCGGTCGGTGGGCGCCCGGTCGCCACCGACACCGAGCCGATCGACTTCGGTGGGCCGATACTCGCCCTGCCGCCGGGGCCGTCGCTGGGCGCCGGGCTGGCCGACGACGACGTCGACCCGCCGACCACCGGCTTCGGCACCCGCTCGGGCCCCCCGACCGGAGCCCTCGCGCTGCCCGCCGCCGCGGGCACCTTGTCCCCGGACGACCTGCCGGCCCCACCGCGGCTGACCGACCCGGCCCCGCCGGTCCCGCCGCTGGGCCTGGAGGACATGGGCCCGCGGGCCATGTTCGGCGTGACGCCGCCGCGCGCGGGCGACGACGAGCCGCTGCTCGACGACCTGCCGGTGTTCGCCACCGTCCGGTCCAGCTGGTTCATCGCCGACCGGCCGCGGCGGCAGATCGCCCCGCCGGCGGCTGGCGAGGACCCGCTGCTGGGCCCGCTGGCCTCGGGTCCCGAGGCCCCGACCTCCTACTCGACTCCGACCACCGCCTACAGCGCGCCCGTGACCCCGCCGCGGAACCCAGTGACCGGCTCGCCCGAGTCGCGGTTCGGGCTGGACCTGCCGAGCCGGACCTCCCCGCGCCACCAGCAGCCGGGCGCCGATGCCCCGCCGCCACGCGCGGACGGGTTCGGCCCGGTCACGCCGGCGGGCGGCTACGCGCCCGGCGGCCCAGCCCGGCCGCGGCCGGCCCCGGCCGCGCCGACGACCGAGGTCGGGCTGCCGCGCCGGATGCGGCGGGCCAACCTG
- a CDS encoding FadD3 family acyl-CoA ligase produces the protein MTTTDRTGVDGSTADEAPPPTIPAVLDRAARRWPSDEALVDGAVRLTFGQLAEAADEAARALVAGGVEPGDRVSIWAPNGYRWMVAALGIYRAGATLVPVNSRFKAGEAAGLLRATGARVLFTVTDFLATDYAAAILAEPDLPALGEVVVLDGPVSEAATAWSDFAARAAAVPAEVTAARAAALTGTDVSDIIFTSGTTGKPKGAMLAHGPSTRLYSAWADVIGLGHGDRYLLVYPFFHTAGLKAGLLASLLVGAALVPYPVFDVPAVMRLVEDEKITMLPGPPAVYQTILNSDLTGYDLSSWRLAVTGAAAVPAELVRRLRADLGLRTVVTGYGLTETTGTVAMCRHTDGPELVSRTSGRALEGIEVRVVDDAGTEVPRGEPGEIVVRGFNIMKGYLDSPAATAETIDADGWLKTGDIGVMDDGGNIAITDRKKDMFIVGGFNAYPAEIESMLAEHPAIAQVAVVGVPDARLGEVGMAYVLPRTGQPRPTPAEIIAWSRDRMANFKAPRYVEIVDALPLNATGKVVRYELRDRAAAAVPPA, from the coding sequence ATGACCACCACCGACCGCACTGGCGTCGACGGTTCGACCGCGGACGAAGCGCCGCCGCCGACCATCCCGGCCGTCCTGGACCGAGCCGCCCGCCGCTGGCCGTCCGATGAGGCGCTGGTCGACGGCGCCGTCCGGCTCACCTTCGGCCAGCTCGCCGAGGCCGCCGACGAGGCGGCCCGCGCGCTCGTCGCCGGCGGCGTCGAGCCCGGCGACCGGGTCTCCATCTGGGCGCCGAACGGCTACCGCTGGATGGTGGCCGCGCTCGGCATCTACCGGGCCGGCGCGACCCTGGTGCCGGTGAACAGCCGGTTCAAGGCCGGCGAGGCCGCGGGTCTGCTGCGCGCCACCGGCGCGCGAGTCCTGTTCACCGTCACCGACTTCCTCGCGACGGACTACGCCGCGGCGATCCTCGCCGAGCCGGACCTGCCCGCCCTCGGCGAGGTCGTGGTGCTCGACGGCCCGGTGAGCGAGGCCGCCACCGCCTGGTCGGACTTCGCAGCCCGCGCCGCCGCCGTCCCGGCCGAGGTGACCGCGGCGCGCGCGGCGGCGCTCACCGGCACCGACGTCAGCGACATCATCTTCACCTCGGGGACCACCGGGAAGCCGAAGGGCGCGATGCTCGCCCACGGCCCCTCGACCCGGCTCTACTCCGCCTGGGCCGACGTCATCGGCCTCGGCCACGGCGACCGCTACCTGCTCGTCTACCCGTTCTTCCACACTGCCGGGCTGAAGGCCGGCCTCCTCGCGAGCCTGCTGGTCGGCGCGGCCCTGGTCCCGTACCCCGTGTTCGACGTTCCGGCGGTGATGCGCCTGGTCGAGGACGAGAAGATCACCATGCTGCCGGGGCCGCCGGCGGTGTACCAGACGATTCTGAACAGCGACCTGACCGGCTATGACCTGTCGAGCTGGCGGCTCGCCGTCACCGGCGCGGCGGCCGTGCCGGCCGAGCTCGTCCGGCGGCTGCGCGCGGACCTGGGCCTGCGGACCGTCGTCACCGGCTACGGGCTGACGGAGACGACGGGGACCGTCGCCATGTGCCGGCACACCGACGGCCCCGAGCTGGTCTCCCGCACCTCCGGCCGGGCGCTGGAGGGGATCGAGGTCCGTGTCGTCGACGACGCGGGCACCGAGGTGCCGCGCGGCGAGCCCGGCGAGATCGTCGTACGCGGCTTCAACATCATGAAGGGCTACCTGGACAGCCCCGCCGCGACGGCCGAGACCATCGACGCCGACGGCTGGCTGAAGACCGGCGACATCGGCGTGATGGACGACGGCGGGAACATCGCGATCACCGACCGCAAGAAGGACATGTTCATCGTCGGCGGCTTCAACGCCTACCCGGCGGAGATCGAGAGCATGCTGGCCGAGCACCCGGCCATCGCCCAGGTCGCCGTCGTGGGCGTCCCGGACGCCCGGCTCGGCGAGGTCGGCATGGCCTACGTCCTCCCGCGCACCGGCCAGCCACGGCCGACCCCCGCCGAGATCATCGCCTGGTCACGCGACCGGATGGCGAACTTCAAGGCGCCGCGGTACGTCGAGATCGTCGACGCCCTGCCGCTGAACGCGACCGGCAAGGTCGTCCGCTACGAGCTGCGCGACCGCGCTGCCGCGGCCGTCCCTCCAGCCTGA
- a CDS encoding sensor domain-containing protein, with the protein MNTLGTALRATFGRRAWLTTMLAAQTTLLGTLSFALVLTFVVAGASTVWLMPVGLPLLWLALALAHQFARFESWRCRAYLGEPLPLRLVPPGASPGSGWLGRAWSRMWARLRTGGSWLETVYALFVLPLLGWVGGWVVATFWGGAIAFLLFPAYGHRLGGPDEVVGVDLGYGGSVAVHVVVGVLALVAAPWLAQGLAALELAIARRMLCPRGSEALARRVADLEASRAGMVTAAAAERRRIERDLHDGAQQRLVSVAMTLGRAQERFTADPDGTRGLLAEAHAETKRALVELRDLARGLHPAVLTDRGLDGALPGLAARCPIPVTLDVAVAPRPSAEVEAVAYFFVAEALTNIARHAAAQTARIVARRAGDRLEVEVSDDGAGGASEAGGSGLSGLRDRALAVDGTFSVHSAPGTGTTLRVDLPCQN; encoded by the coding sequence ATGAACACGCTCGGCACGGCGCTGCGGGCGACGTTCGGACGGCGGGCCTGGCTGACGACGATGCTCGCCGCCCAGACGACGCTGCTGGGGACGCTCAGCTTCGCCCTCGTGCTCACGTTCGTCGTCGCCGGCGCGTCCACCGTGTGGCTCATGCCGGTCGGGCTGCCGCTGCTGTGGCTGGCGCTCGCGCTGGCCCACCAGTTCGCGCGGTTCGAGTCCTGGCGGTGCAGGGCCTACCTGGGTGAGCCGTTGCCGCTGCGCCTGGTGCCGCCTGGCGCGTCGCCCGGCTCCGGCTGGCTCGGCCGGGCCTGGTCGCGGATGTGGGCCCGGCTGCGCACCGGCGGCAGCTGGCTGGAGACCGTCTACGCGCTGTTCGTGCTGCCGTTGCTGGGCTGGGTGGGCGGCTGGGTGGTCGCGACGTTCTGGGGCGGCGCGATCGCCTTCCTGCTGTTCCCCGCCTACGGGCACCGGCTGGGCGGGCCCGACGAGGTGGTCGGCGTCGACCTCGGCTACGGCGGATCGGTCGCCGTGCACGTCGTCGTCGGCGTGCTGGCGCTGGTCGCGGCACCGTGGCTGGCCCAGGGGCTCGCGGCGCTGGAGCTCGCCATCGCCCGCCGGATGCTGTGCCCGCGCGGCTCCGAGGCGCTGGCCCGCCGGGTGGCGGACCTGGAGGCCAGCCGGGCCGGCATGGTCACCGCCGCGGCCGCCGAACGCCGCCGGATCGAGCGTGACCTGCACGACGGGGCCCAGCAGCGGCTCGTCTCCGTCGCGATGACGCTCGGGCGCGCGCAGGAGCGGTTCACGGCCGACCCCGACGGCACCCGCGGCCTGCTCGCCGAGGCGCACGCCGAGACCAAGCGCGCCCTCGTCGAACTGCGTGACCTCGCCCGAGGCCTGCACCCCGCGGTGCTCACCGACCGGGGCCTCGACGGGGCCCTCCCGGGCCTTGCCGCGCGCTGTCCCATACCGGTGACCCTGGACGTCGCGGTGGCACCCCGGCCGTCGGCCGAGGTCGAGGCCGTCGCCTACTTCTTCGTCGCCGAGGCGCTGACGAACATCGCCCGGCACGCCGCGGCGCAGACCGCCCGGATCGTCGCCCGCCGCGCCGGCGACCGGCTGGAGGTCGAGGTCAGCGACGACGGCGCGGGCGGCGCCAGTGAGGCTGGCGGCTCAGGCCTGTCCGGGCTGCGCGACCGGGCGCTGGCCGTCGACGGCACCTTCTCCG
- a CDS encoding methyltransferase domain-containing protein → MADQTGGDSRHTQAAGPRTWPATGPGPYGVERTDLDDHDPYGRPDGHPVGEGPATGAAMPDPYPAERPHPADRPTPRAHPHRADHPHLADLAGRADRAAGRAWSWFAKLADQATAHQTTTQGPVQSPPAVPPHPPGDAGTPRGPGTRPRAGTPNGAGTPREVGTPNGTGTPNGTGTPREVGSPHGAGTTLGAGSRVTEAPGGGPGRYVDLAPPNGITVDRVAPPATARPAAAPPRPPEALVGELPREDVDAGPSAPRPVRPTVGYALHGGAADAHRLAAQARALEPGTVAFLTSLGLRPGWRCLDVGCGHGQVSILLAGRVRPGGQVIGIDANPASLAVARHNAARVGARIAWMNADASWLPVARGGFDLAYSRLLLGHLAEPVETLRAMTAAVRPGGVVAVEDIYFGFAAGAGTALANPAVAEFIDLLSMTIRVRGGDPMIGPRLPALLTAAGLVDVTVDVTTSPLPGDPSGRLVEEALEATHGTALATGLVTSERLDELRRALGALSPGELAGATGAARLYQVAGHRPVHPHHG, encoded by the coding sequence ATGGCCGACCAGACCGGCGGGGATTCGAGGCACACGCAGGCCGCGGGGCCGCGCACGTGGCCGGCCACCGGCCCGGGGCCTTACGGCGTCGAACGCACCGACCTCGACGACCATGACCCGTACGGGCGGCCCGACGGCCACCCCGTCGGAGAAGGACCCGCGACCGGCGCGGCCATGCCGGACCCCTACCCCGCCGAGCGCCCCCATCCGGCGGATCGCCCCACTCCGCGGGCACACCCACACCGGGCGGATCACCCGCATCTGGCCGACCTGGCCGGGCGCGCGGACCGGGCCGCCGGCCGGGCCTGGTCCTGGTTCGCGAAGCTCGCCGACCAGGCGACCGCCCACCAGACCACCACCCAGGGCCCGGTGCAGTCGCCCCCGGCCGTCCCACCACACCCGCCTGGCGACGCCGGGACGCCGCGCGGCCCCGGGACGCGGCCCAGGGCGGGGACACCGAACGGGGCGGGGACGCCGCGAGAGGTGGGGACGCCGAACGGGACGGGAACCCCGAACGGGACGGGGACGCCGCGAGAGGTGGGATCCCCGCACGGCGCCGGGACGACCCTCGGGGCCGGCTCGCGGGTCACGGAGGCGCCCGGCGGCGGTCCCGGGCGCTACGTCGATCTCGCTCCCCCGAACGGCATCACCGTCGACCGGGTGGCTCCGCCGGCGACGGCCCGGCCGGCCGCCGCCCCGCCGCGCCCGCCGGAAGCGCTGGTCGGCGAGCTGCCGCGTGAGGACGTCGACGCCGGGCCGTCGGCCCCGCGGCCCGTCCGCCCGACGGTCGGGTACGCGCTGCACGGCGGCGCGGCCGACGCGCACCGGCTGGCGGCCCAGGCGCGGGCGCTGGAGCCGGGCACGGTGGCCTTCCTGACCAGCCTGGGCCTGCGCCCCGGCTGGCGCTGCCTGGACGTCGGCTGCGGCCACGGCCAGGTCAGCATCCTGCTGGCCGGCCGGGTGCGCCCGGGCGGCCAGGTGATCGGCATCGACGCGAACCCGGCGTCGCTCGCCGTGGCCCGGCACAACGCGGCCCGGGTCGGCGCCCGGATCGCCTGGATGAACGCGGACGCCAGCTGGCTGCCGGTCGCCCGAGGCGGCTTCGACCTGGCCTACAGCCGGCTGCTGCTCGGCCACCTGGCCGAGCCCGTGGAGACGCTGCGCGCGATGACCGCCGCGGTCCGCCCCGGCGGGGTGGTCGCCGTCGAGGACATCTACTTCGGCTTCGCCGCCGGCGCCGGCACGGCCCTCGCGAACCCGGCCGTCGCCGAGTTCATCGACCTGCTGTCGATGACCATCCGCGTCCGCGGCGGCGACCCGATGATCGGGCCCCGGCTGCCGGCGCTGCTGACGGCGGCCGGGCTGGTGGACGTGACGGTCGACGTCACGACCTCGCCGCTGCCCGGCGACCCGTCGGGCCGGCTCGTCGAGGAGGCGCTGGAGGCCACCCACGGCACAGCGCTGGCCACCGGGCTGGTCACCTCCGAACGGCTGGACGAGCTCCGTCGGGCGCTGGGCGCGCTGTCCCCCGGCGAGCTCGCCGGGGCGACCGGAGCGGCCCGCCTCTACCAGGTCGCCGGCCACCGCCCGGTCCACCCGCACCACGGCTGA